The Saccharothrix variisporea genome has a segment encoding these proteins:
- a CDS encoding DUF3558 domain-containing protein, translating into MNRILQSVLALTTAALTACTSTNAGTPTPASTKGNGSTTTKSSAKPSGPGALNLQKFTSDPCKILTPAHLAALGGTFDPAKREDSPNGPACIWAGKDVLKDPTYRIVLVIKGATLDTYRGNSKTLKVFREATVAGYPAVSYDTASGTEDCTTVIGSSDKDAVIVQTANSQDGKPCDASEKLGATVVGILKG; encoded by the coding sequence TTGAACCGCATCCTCCAGTCCGTCCTCGCCCTCACCACCGCCGCACTAACCGCCTGCACCTCGACAAACGCCGGCACTCCCACGCCGGCGTCCACCAAGGGCAACGGGTCCACGACGACCAAGAGCAGCGCAAAACCGAGCGGCCCCGGCGCGCTGAACCTCCAGAAGTTCACCAGCGACCCATGCAAGATCCTCACCCCCGCCCACCTCGCGGCGCTGGGCGGCACCTTCGACCCGGCCAAGCGGGAAGACAGCCCCAACGGACCTGCTTGCATCTGGGCCGGCAAGGACGTGCTGAAGGACCCGACCTACCGGATCGTGCTGGTCATCAAGGGCGCGACGCTGGACACCTACCGGGGAAACAGCAAAACGTTGAAGGTCTTCCGCGAGGCGACCGTAGCCGGCTACCCAGCCGTCAGCTACGACACCGCGAGCGGCACCGAGGACTGCACGACCGTCATCGGCTCCTCCGACAAGGACGCGGTGATCGTCCAGACGGCGAACTCGCAGGACGGCAAGCCGTGTGACGCCTCGGAGAAGCTCGGAGCGACCGTCGTGGGGATCCTGAAGGGGTAG
- a CDS encoding DUF3558 domain-containing protein, producing MHHIARLTLAALTATTLTACTTTNAGTPTTTSTTKSSAKPSGPGELDLQRFTSDPCSIVSTGDLATFGKFAAPKAEADGPNGPSCAWDGKDPLEDSSYQVVLVVKGATLESFREANKSRKVFRETTIAGYPAISYDTASGTLDCNTAIGTSDKEAVLIQATVGDSDKTYAGKPCDAAEKFGTTVMSKLKP from the coding sequence GTGCACCACATCGCCCGACTAACCCTGGCAGCCCTAACCGCCACCACCCTCACAGCCTGCACCACGACAAACGCCGGCACGCCCACCACGACGTCGACCACCAAGAGCAGCGCCAAGCCCAGCGGACCCGGCGAGCTGGACCTCCAGAGGTTCACGAGCGACCCGTGTTCCATCGTGTCCACCGGCGACCTGGCGACGTTCGGGAAGTTCGCGGCGCCCAAGGCGGAGGCGGACGGCCCGAACGGCCCGAGCTGCGCCTGGGACGGCAAGGACCCGCTGGAGGACTCCTCCTACCAGGTGGTCCTGGTGGTCAAGGGCGCGACGCTGGAGAGCTTCCGCGAGGCCAACAAGTCCCGGAAGGTCTTCCGCGAGACGACGATCGCCGGCTATCCAGCCATCAGCTACGACACCGCCAGCGGCACCCTGGACTGCAACACGGCCATCGGCACCTCCGACAAGGAAGCCGTGCTCATCCAGGCCACCGTGGGCGACAGCGACAAGACCTACGCCGGCAAGCCGTGCGACGCCGCCGAGAAGTTCGGGACGACCGTAATGAGCAAGTTGAAACCGTGA